A region from the Ictalurus punctatus breed USDA103 chromosome 25, Coco_2.0, whole genome shotgun sequence genome encodes:
- the matn3a gene encoding matrilin-3a isoform X4: MKSFIGVLLSCLSFILVDISDCYNVIYPSQILAQSYAQRRNDANPSNSRLSQRTLNPAATDSHCRSRPLDLIFIIDSSRSVRPGEFEKVKVFLSDMVDTLDIGADATRVAVVNYASTVKIEFLLKDHLKKGSMKHAISIIEPLAAGTMTGLAIKKAMEDAFTEQSGARPKSQNITKVAIIVTDGRPQDQVEEVSATARASGIEIYAVGVDRADMRSLKLMASNPLEDHVFYVETYGVIEKLTSKFRETLCGVSPCKIGHSCQHICVGSGMSYYCKCRPGYVLNEDKRTCSIGRDGGRDGHTDGAGNGHDDGDNDGESSVKLKVEMVQDPCHCEARLAFQSQTLNSIQALNGKLADITKKVEQVERMMSRK; this comes from the exons ATGAAGTCCTTCATCGGAGTTTTACTCTCTTGCCTTTCATTTATCCTGGTGGATATCTCCGACTGCTATAATGTTATTTATCCATCGCAGATTTTAGCCCAAAGTTACGCACAAAGAAGAAATGATGCAAATCCATCCAACTCCAGATTATCACAAAGGACGCTGAATCCAGCAG CTACAGATTCTCACTGTAGGAGCCGCCCGTTGGACCTTATCTTTATCATAGACAGCTCTCGCAGCGTGCGTCCAGGTGAGTTTGAGAAGGTTAAGGTCTTCCTTTCGGACATGGTGGACACTCTGGACATCGGCGCCGACGCCACTCGGGTCGCCGTGGTGAACTACGCCAGCACTGTGAAAATCGAGTTCCTCCTCAAAGACCATCTGAAAAAGGGAAGCATGAAGCATGCGATCAGTATCATCGAACCCCTGGCTGCGGGCACCATGACCGGTCTGGCCATCAAGAAAGCCATGGAAGATGCCTTCACCGAGCAATCAGGGGCACGGCCGAAATCACAGAACATCACAAAGGTGGCCATCATTGTTACGGATGGGCGTCCTCAGGATCAGGTGGAAGAAGTGTCGGCTACAGCCCGAGCCTCAGGGATCGAGATCTACGCCGTGGGCGTGGACCGGGCCGACATGCGGTCGCTCAAGCTCATGGCCAGCAACCCACTAGAAGACCACGTGTTCTACGTAGAGACCTACGGCGTCATCGAGAAGCTCACGTCCAAGTTCAGGGAGACGTTGTGTG GTGTATCCCCATGCAAAATAGGACACAGCTGTCAACACATCTGTGTCGGAAGCGGCATGTCCTATTACTGCAAGTGTCGTCCCGGTTATGTCTTAAATGAAGACAAGAGAACATGCTCCATCGGCAGGGACGGTGGACGTGATGGTCATACCGATGGTGCAGGCAATGGACATGATGATGGTGACAACGATGGTGAAAGTAGCGTCA AGCTGAAGGTGGAGATGGTTCAAGATCCGTGTCACTGTGAGGCCAGACTGGCTTTCCAAAGTCAGACACTAAACTCCATCCAGGCCCTCAACGGCAA ACTAGCAGACATCACCAAGAAAGTAGAGCAAGTGGAAAGGATGATGTCCCGAAAGTGA
- the zpax1 gene encoding zona pellucida protein AX 1 — protein MMAPSYEFCAFWLLVVGVVSEASSQRPGLTLDCVGNVMKLTLDSALTFGRQLEVEAINGSQIVPLTPALAIQCGYSIESDPWGNTRLYTSLLSCFVHNHGDAVFDIGLRLQLYGNRMSDDVIEVEKTCEYNQWASREILCERNFMEVSVHRGHHDIKQPNRVAAGIAGLSADQQASTTLSNIWRMVLYTPKEKPMTLEEVQNAGYGVSVTPTRLVLRSPYNTPETCIEDVNGVEMEVFKVSTYFKQAWSVTIIDTVVGCPTGGLHFTKEVITWYMPQYITPLMTDPRYQILEMHMGIDGKRINHAMMEARGYTLIIKELQIIISLPVGGPDGYYKSVVLDNEYHVTYSIEPMLEMLWLEKSEITRYKVHYPIVTPPEPRPPRVTNNTVADSEVFNITLGFFLPDVELLNVTFSTGVMSVDEANAVGFNVQEHLFNNGSKAFSIEVPFSDPAVLRTNVNPMNIIYRLSLTFGLLVLPEYTPFSHAALVEATREDHTMNTMNGFCDEKNFYITIGHRGQDINFHVTVGKRELSADLYTEYGVKKNSCHMNMTVPFLAQDVVFERANQSSLRARVDVLISYDNWQFQNFSLACSFPLVMTECFANGSITALVVKVEAATQMIPSQLTLRDPSCKPTFSNNRLAYFSFNASSCRTTRKFHDGIMTYRNEVSMGNRTDVAQPLQNTTNDVPEYGVMVVCNYKLTETLALMFSTVPQARGLHAAPGLGELHVRMRLARDASYDAFYVDEDYPVVQYLKHPLYFEVELMQSVDPRIELVLENCWASTNHGGSVLSWDLIMNGCANPADRYQIVFYPVVPDARVRYPSHVRRFKIEMFTFVKDDVPLHEQISVQCETVLCDVHQTDGLCNAYCPLSKTENIKRGRRNMGRHRMWISSGKISLSDL, from the exons ATGATGGCACCTTCCTATGAATTTTG TGCCTTCTGGCTTTTGGTGGTTGGTGTTGTAAGTGAGGCTTCCAGTCAAC GACCTGGCTTGACTTTGGACTGtgttggaaatgttatgaagcTTACCTTGGATAGTGCTCTGACTTTTGGACGTCAGCTTGAAGTTGAAGCTATCA ATGGTTCACAAATTGTGCCTCTAACACCAGCCCTGGCGATTCAGTGTGGCTACAGCATCGAGTCTGATCCCTGGGGGAATACGAGACTCTACACATCACTGCTAAGCTGCTTTGTTCATAACCAT GGTGATGCTGTGTTTGATATTGGACTACGCCTGCAGTTGTATGGCAACCGAATGTCTGATGACGTAATTGAGGTGGAAAAGACTTGTGAATACAATCAATGGGCTTCACGTGAGATTCTCTGTGAACGGAATTTCATGGAG GTCTCTGTTCACCGAGGACACCATGATATCAAGCAGCCAAATAGAGTGGCTGCAGGAATCGCTGGACTCTCTGCTGATCAACAG GCCTCCACCACTCTGAGCAATATTTGGCGGATGGTCCTGTACACGCCTAAAGAAAAGCCGATGACGTTGGAGGAGGTTCAGAACGCAGGTTATGGCGTATCGGTGACTCCCACGCGTCTGGTTCTGCGCAGCCCCTATAACACTCCTGAAACTTGTATTGAGGAT GTGAATGGGGTGGAAATGGAGGTCTTTAAAGTGAGCACCTATTTTAAGCAGGCTTGGTCCGTAACGATTATCGACACCGTTGTCGGCTGTCCAACTG GTGGACTTCACTTTACCAAGGAAGTCATCACATGGTACATGCCCCAATACATCACTCCTCTGATGACTGATCCTCGGTATCAAATCCTCGAAATGCACATGGGTATTGACGGAAAGAGGATCAATCATGCAATGATGGAAGCTAGGGGCTATACCTTGATTATAAAGGAACTCCAAATTATTATTTCCTTGCCTGTCGGTGGACCAGATGGCTATTATAAG AGCGTTGTGTTGGATAATGAGTACCACGTCACTTACAGTATCGAACCCATGCTTGAAATGCTGTGGCTAGAGAAGTCCGAGATCACCAGATACAAAGTCCATTATCCCATCGTCACGCCACCAGAGCCTCGGCCGCCCCGCGTCACGAACA ATACTGTCGCAGACTCGGAGGTGTTTAATATAACGCTGGGTTTCTTCCTCCCCGACGTGGAGCTGCTGAACGTCACCTTCTCAACTGGAGTGATGAGTGTGGATGAGGCCAATGCAGTTGGATTTAACGTGCAGGAACACTTATTTAATAACGGCTCCAAGGCTTTCAGCATCGAGGTCCCCTTCTCCGATCCTGCTGTCCTGAGAACC AACGTCAACCCGATGAACATCATCTATCGTCTCTCCCTGACCTTTGGTTTGTTAGTCCTTCCTGAATACACTCCATTTTCTCACGCTGCTTTAGTGGAAGCTACTCGTGAGGACCACA CGATGAATACTATGAACGGATTCTGCGACGAGAAGAACTTCTACATCACAATTGGACACCGGGGCCAAGACATAAACTTTCACGTAACGGTCGGCAAGCGTGAGCTCTCGGCTGACCTCTATACGGAGTACGGTGTTAAGAAAAACAGCTGTCATATGAATATGACCGTGCCTTTCCTGGCGCAAGATGTCGTTTTTGAG aGGGCCAATCAGTCATCACTGAGGGCTCGTGTTGATGTACTAATATCATACGACAACTGGCAATTTCAAAACTTCTCCTTGGCTTGCTCCTTTCCCTTGGTCATGActg AATGTTTCGCGAACGGGTCCATAACCGCGCTCGTCGTCAAGGTGGAAGCAGCAACCCAGATGATCCCAAGCCAGTTAACGCTGAGGGATCCTTCGTGTAAACCCACCTTCAGCAACAACCGCCTTGCCTACTTCTCCTTTAACGCAAGCAGCTGTCGAACCACCAGAAAG TTCCACGATGGTATCATGACCTATCGGAACGAAGTCTCGATGGGCAACAGGACAGATGTTGCCCAGCCGTTGCAAAACACCACAAACGATGTTCCAGAATATGG TGTGATGGTCGTCTGCAACTACAAGCTAACCGAAACACTGGCTCTGATGTTCTCCACTGTGCCGCAAGCAAGAGGACTTCATGCCGCTCCTGGTTTAGGAGAACTGCATGTCAGGATGAGGCTTGCTAGAG ACGCCTCTTACGATGCCTTCTACGTGGACGAGGACTACCCGGTGGTACAGTATCTAAAGCACCCTCTATACTTTGAGGTAGAGCTGATGCAGTCCGTTGACCCGCGAATAGAGCTGGTCCTGGAGAACTGCTGGGCTTCGACTAATCACGGCGGCTCCGTGTTGAGCTGGGATCTCATCATGAACGG CTGTGCGAATCCGGCCGACCGTTACCAGATCGTGTTCTATCCGGTCGTGCCCGACGCCCGGGTTCGGTACCCGAGCCACGTGAGGCGCTTCAAAATCGAGATGTTTACTTTCGTCAAAGACGACGTGCCTCTTCATGAACAG ATCAGTGTCCAATGTGAAACTGTGCTGTGTGACGTCCACCAGACTGACGGGCTCTGTAATGCGTATTGTCCGTTGTCTAAgactgaaaatataaaaagag GACGCAGAAACATGGGACGGCACAGGATGTGGATCTCGTCTGGGAAAATTTCCCTCTCCGACTTGTAG
- the ttc32 gene encoding tetratricopeptide repeat protein 32 isoform X2: MEDHREVLDRQTLLNEANNEFNSHHWKRAEDLYTEFIDICMASGECDRNDLAIAYNNRGQVKYFRVDFYEAVDDYSAAIKANRQFEVAYYNRGLIRYRLASSQTAGCPKSLHTLGDCVWQHHVGRPSVSGRSWTITSSRSVRNISSLCEFVNRFGDSDVRDVVAVFPVHRDLPAVSFKMPRAILRKHWR; this comes from the exons ATGGAGGACCACAGAGAGGTGCTGGACAGACAAACTCTCCTGAATGAAGCGAATAATGAGTTTAACAGCCATCATTGGAAACGCGCAGAGGATTTGTACACAGAGTTCATCGACATCTGCATGGCGTCTGG AGAATGCGATCGTAATGACCTCGCCATAGCCTACAATAACCGCGGCCAGGTGAAGTACTTCCGGGTTGATTTTTATGAAGCCGTGGATGATTACAGCGCAGCTATTAAAGCCAACAGGCAGTTTGAAGTGGCTTACTACAACCGAGGATTAATACGGTACAGACTGG CTTCATCACAAActgcagggtgtcccaaaagtctccatacactaGGGGATTGTGTTTGGCAGCACCACGTCGGTCGCCCCTCCGTTAGCGGACGTTCGTGGACGATCActtcttctcggtcggtccgcaacatTTCCAGTCtttgtgaatttgttaataGGTTTGGCGACAGTGACGTGCGTGATGTGGTCGCCGTGTTTCCTGTTCATCGCGACCTTCCAGCC GTTTCTTTCAAGATGCCGAGAGCGATTTTAAGAAAGCATTGGAGATAA
- the matn3a gene encoding matrilin-3a isoform X3, producing MKSFIGVLLSCLSFILVDISDCYNVIYPSQILAQSYAQRRNDANPSNSRLSQRTLNPAATDSHCRSRPLDLIFIIDSSRSVRPGEFEKVKVFLSDMVDTLDIGADATRVAVVNYASTVKIEFLLKDHLKKGSMKHAISIIEPLAAGTMTGLAIKKAMEDAFTEQSGARPKSQNITKVAIIVTDGRPQDQVEEVSATARASGIEIYAVGVDRADMRSLKLMASNPLEDHVFYVETYGVIEKLTSKFRETLCGVSPCKIGHSCQHICVGSGMSYYCKCRPGYVLNEDKRTCSIGRDGGRDGHTDGAGNGHDDGDNDGESSVSLDQCGLRHDCEHICVSSVDSYHCECRRGFVLNEDEKTCSQLKVEMVQDPCHCEARLAFQSQTLNSIQALNGKLADITKKVEQVERMMSRK from the exons ATGAAGTCCTTCATCGGAGTTTTACTCTCTTGCCTTTCATTTATCCTGGTGGATATCTCCGACTGCTATAATGTTATTTATCCATCGCAGATTTTAGCCCAAAGTTACGCACAAAGAAGAAATGATGCAAATCCATCCAACTCCAGATTATCACAAAGGACGCTGAATCCAGCAG CTACAGATTCTCACTGTAGGAGCCGCCCGTTGGACCTTATCTTTATCATAGACAGCTCTCGCAGCGTGCGTCCAGGTGAGTTTGAGAAGGTTAAGGTCTTCCTTTCGGACATGGTGGACACTCTGGACATCGGCGCCGACGCCACTCGGGTCGCCGTGGTGAACTACGCCAGCACTGTGAAAATCGAGTTCCTCCTCAAAGACCATCTGAAAAAGGGAAGCATGAAGCATGCGATCAGTATCATCGAACCCCTGGCTGCGGGCACCATGACCGGTCTGGCCATCAAGAAAGCCATGGAAGATGCCTTCACCGAGCAATCAGGGGCACGGCCGAAATCACAGAACATCACAAAGGTGGCCATCATTGTTACGGATGGGCGTCCTCAGGATCAGGTGGAAGAAGTGTCGGCTACAGCCCGAGCCTCAGGGATCGAGATCTACGCCGTGGGCGTGGACCGGGCCGACATGCGGTCGCTCAAGCTCATGGCCAGCAACCCACTAGAAGACCACGTGTTCTACGTAGAGACCTACGGCGTCATCGAGAAGCTCACGTCCAAGTTCAGGGAGACGTTGTGTG GTGTATCCCCATGCAAAATAGGACACAGCTGTCAACACATCTGTGTCGGAAGCGGCATGTCCTATTACTGCAAGTGTCGTCCCGGTTATGTCTTAAATGAAGACAAGAGAACATGCTCCATCGGCAGGGACGGTGGACGTGATGGTCATACCGATGGTGCAGGCAATGGACATGATGATGGTGACAACGATGGTGAAAGTAGCGTCA GTCTGGACCAGTGTGGGCTGAGACACGACTGCGAGCACATTTGTGTCAGCAGCGTTGACTCCTATCACTGTGAATGCCGGAGAGGTTTTGTCTTAAATGAAGACGAGAAAACTTGTTCAC AGCTGAAGGTGGAGATGGTTCAAGATCCGTGTCACTGTGAGGCCAGACTGGCTTTCCAAAGTCAGACACTAAACTCCATCCAGGCCCTCAACGGCAA ACTAGCAGACATCACCAAGAAAGTAGAGCAAGTGGAAAGGATGATGTCCCGAAAGTGA
- the matn3a gene encoding matrilin-3a isoform X1, which translates to MKSFIGVLLSCLSFILVDISDCYNVIYPSQILAQSYAQRRNDANPSNSRLSQRTLNPAATDSHCRSRPLDLIFIIDSSRSVRPGEFEKVKVFLSDMVDTLDIGADATRVAVVNYASTVKIEFLLKDHLKKGSMKHAISIIEPLAAGTMTGLAIKKAMEDAFTEQSGARPKSQNITKVAIIVTDGRPQDQVEEVSATARASGIEIYAVGVDRADMRSLKLMASNPLEDHVFYVETYGVIEKLTSKFRETLCGVSPCKIGHSCQHICVGSGMSYYCKCRPGYVLNEDKRTCSIGRDGGRDGHTDGAGNGHDDGDNDGESSVSFDACALGHDCQHTCVSSGSSYYCTCPPGFVLMQDKKSCFKASVGADDDGSASLDQCEMGHDCEHNCVSSNGSYHCECWRGFVLNEDQKNCSRLDQCGLRHDCEHICVSSVDSYHCECRRGFVLNEDEKTCSQLKVEMVQDPCHCEARLAFQSQTLNSIQALNGKLADITKKVEQVERMMSRK; encoded by the exons ATGAAGTCCTTCATCGGAGTTTTACTCTCTTGCCTTTCATTTATCCTGGTGGATATCTCCGACTGCTATAATGTTATTTATCCATCGCAGATTTTAGCCCAAAGTTACGCACAAAGAAGAAATGATGCAAATCCATCCAACTCCAGATTATCACAAAGGACGCTGAATCCAGCAG CTACAGATTCTCACTGTAGGAGCCGCCCGTTGGACCTTATCTTTATCATAGACAGCTCTCGCAGCGTGCGTCCAGGTGAGTTTGAGAAGGTTAAGGTCTTCCTTTCGGACATGGTGGACACTCTGGACATCGGCGCCGACGCCACTCGGGTCGCCGTGGTGAACTACGCCAGCACTGTGAAAATCGAGTTCCTCCTCAAAGACCATCTGAAAAAGGGAAGCATGAAGCATGCGATCAGTATCATCGAACCCCTGGCTGCGGGCACCATGACCGGTCTGGCCATCAAGAAAGCCATGGAAGATGCCTTCACCGAGCAATCAGGGGCACGGCCGAAATCACAGAACATCACAAAGGTGGCCATCATTGTTACGGATGGGCGTCCTCAGGATCAGGTGGAAGAAGTGTCGGCTACAGCCCGAGCCTCAGGGATCGAGATCTACGCCGTGGGCGTGGACCGGGCCGACATGCGGTCGCTCAAGCTCATGGCCAGCAACCCACTAGAAGACCACGTGTTCTACGTAGAGACCTACGGCGTCATCGAGAAGCTCACGTCCAAGTTCAGGGAGACGTTGTGTG GTGTATCCCCATGCAAAATAGGACACAGCTGTCAACACATCTGTGTCGGAAGCGGCATGTCCTATTACTGCAAGTGTCGTCCCGGTTATGTCTTAAATGAAGACAAGAGAACATGCTCCATCGGCAGGGACGGTGGACGTGATGGTCATACCGATGGTGCAGGCAATGGACATGATGATGGTGACAACGATGGTGAAAGTAGCGTCA GTTTCGATGCTTGTGCACTGGGTCATGACTGTCAGCACACATGTGTGAGCAGTGGCTCCTCCTATTACTGCACCTGTCCTCCAGGCTTTGTCTTGATGCAGGACAAGAAATCTTGTTTCAAGGCCAGTGTCGGTGCTGATGATGACGGTAGTGCCA GTCTGGACCAGTGTGAGATGGGACATGACTGTGAGCACAATTGTGTCAGCAGTAATGGCTCCTATCACTGCGAATGCTGGAGGGGCTTTGTCTTGAATGAAGACCAGAAAAATTGTTCAC GTCTGGACCAGTGTGGGCTGAGACACGACTGCGAGCACATTTGTGTCAGCAGCGTTGACTCCTATCACTGTGAATGCCGGAGAGGTTTTGTCTTAAATGAAGACGAGAAAACTTGTTCAC AGCTGAAGGTGGAGATGGTTCAAGATCCGTGTCACTGTGAGGCCAGACTGGCTTTCCAAAGTCAGACACTAAACTCCATCCAGGCCCTCAACGGCAA ACTAGCAGACATCACCAAGAAAGTAGAGCAAGTGGAAAGGATGATGTCCCGAAAGTGA
- the matn3a gene encoding matrilin-3a isoform X2, with protein sequence MKSFIGVLLSCLSFILVDISDCYNVIYPSQILAQSYAQRRNDANPSNSRLSQRTLNPAATDSHCRSRPLDLIFIIDSSRSVRPGEFEKVKVFLSDMVDTLDIGADATRVAVVNYASTVKIEFLLKDHLKKGSMKHAISIIEPLAAGTMTGLAIKKAMEDAFTEQSGARPKSQNITKVAIIVTDGRPQDQVEEVSATARASGIEIYAVGVDRADMRSLKLMASNPLEDHVFYVETYGVIEKLTSKFRETLCGVSPCKIGHSCQHICVGSGMSYYCKCRPGYVLNEDKRTCSIGRDGGRDGHTDGAGNGHDDGDNDGESSVSFDACALGHDCQHTCVSSGSSYYCTCPPGFVLMQDKKSCFKASVGADDDGLDQCEMGHDCEHNCVSSNGSYHCECWRGFVLNEDQKNCSRLDQCGLRHDCEHICVSSVDSYHCECRRGFVLNEDEKTCSQLKVEMVQDPCHCEARLAFQSQTLNSIQALNGKLADITKKVEQVERMMSRK encoded by the exons ATGAAGTCCTTCATCGGAGTTTTACTCTCTTGCCTTTCATTTATCCTGGTGGATATCTCCGACTGCTATAATGTTATTTATCCATCGCAGATTTTAGCCCAAAGTTACGCACAAAGAAGAAATGATGCAAATCCATCCAACTCCAGATTATCACAAAGGACGCTGAATCCAGCAG CTACAGATTCTCACTGTAGGAGCCGCCCGTTGGACCTTATCTTTATCATAGACAGCTCTCGCAGCGTGCGTCCAGGTGAGTTTGAGAAGGTTAAGGTCTTCCTTTCGGACATGGTGGACACTCTGGACATCGGCGCCGACGCCACTCGGGTCGCCGTGGTGAACTACGCCAGCACTGTGAAAATCGAGTTCCTCCTCAAAGACCATCTGAAAAAGGGAAGCATGAAGCATGCGATCAGTATCATCGAACCCCTGGCTGCGGGCACCATGACCGGTCTGGCCATCAAGAAAGCCATGGAAGATGCCTTCACCGAGCAATCAGGGGCACGGCCGAAATCACAGAACATCACAAAGGTGGCCATCATTGTTACGGATGGGCGTCCTCAGGATCAGGTGGAAGAAGTGTCGGCTACAGCCCGAGCCTCAGGGATCGAGATCTACGCCGTGGGCGTGGACCGGGCCGACATGCGGTCGCTCAAGCTCATGGCCAGCAACCCACTAGAAGACCACGTGTTCTACGTAGAGACCTACGGCGTCATCGAGAAGCTCACGTCCAAGTTCAGGGAGACGTTGTGTG GTGTATCCCCATGCAAAATAGGACACAGCTGTCAACACATCTGTGTCGGAAGCGGCATGTCCTATTACTGCAAGTGTCGTCCCGGTTATGTCTTAAATGAAGACAAGAGAACATGCTCCATCGGCAGGGACGGTGGACGTGATGGTCATACCGATGGTGCAGGCAATGGACATGATGATGGTGACAACGATGGTGAAAGTAGCGTCA GTTTCGATGCTTGTGCACTGGGTCATGACTGTCAGCACACATGTGTGAGCAGTGGCTCCTCCTATTACTGCACCTGTCCTCCAGGCTTTGTCTTGATGCAGGACAAGAAATCTTGTTTCAAGGCCAGTGTCGGTGCTGATGATGACG GTCTGGACCAGTGTGAGATGGGACATGACTGTGAGCACAATTGTGTCAGCAGTAATGGCTCCTATCACTGCGAATGCTGGAGGGGCTTTGTCTTGAATGAAGACCAGAAAAATTGTTCAC GTCTGGACCAGTGTGGGCTGAGACACGACTGCGAGCACATTTGTGTCAGCAGCGTTGACTCCTATCACTGTGAATGCCGGAGAGGTTTTGTCTTAAATGAAGACGAGAAAACTTGTTCAC AGCTGAAGGTGGAGATGGTTCAAGATCCGTGTCACTGTGAGGCCAGACTGGCTTTCCAAAGTCAGACACTAAACTCCATCCAGGCCCTCAACGGCAA ACTAGCAGACATCACCAAGAAAGTAGAGCAAGTGGAAAGGATGATGTCCCGAAAGTGA
- the ttc32 gene encoding tetratricopeptide repeat protein 32 isoform X1, whose protein sequence is MEDHREVLDRQTLLNEANNEFNSHHWKRAEDLYTEFIDICMASGECDRNDLAIAYNNRGQVKYFRVDFYEAVDDYSAAIKANRQFEVAYYNRGLIRYRLASSQTAGCPKSLHTLGDCVWQHHVGRPSVSGRSWTITSSRSVRNISSLCEFVNRFGDSDVRDVVAVFPVHRDLPATLGHVGNLCTMLASKTLPVSPTLSRGK, encoded by the exons ATGGAGGACCACAGAGAGGTGCTGGACAGACAAACTCTCCTGAATGAAGCGAATAATGAGTTTAACAGCCATCATTGGAAACGCGCAGAGGATTTGTACACAGAGTTCATCGACATCTGCATGGCGTCTGG AGAATGCGATCGTAATGACCTCGCCATAGCCTACAATAACCGCGGCCAGGTGAAGTACTTCCGGGTTGATTTTTATGAAGCCGTGGATGATTACAGCGCAGCTATTAAAGCCAACAGGCAGTTTGAAGTGGCTTACTACAACCGAGGATTAATACGGTACAGACTGG CTTCATCACAAActgcagggtgtcccaaaagtctccatacactaGGGGATTGTGTTTGGCAGCACCACGTCGGTCGCCCCTCCGTTAGCGGACGTTCGTGGACGATCActtcttctcggtcggtccgcaacatTTCCAGTCtttgtgaatttgttaataGGTTTGGCGACAGTGACGTGCGTGATGTGGTCGCCGTGTTTCCTGTTCATCGCGACCTTCCAGCC ACACTTGGCCATGTGGGGAATTTATGTACCATGCTGGCATCGAAGACCTTGCCAGTTTCGCCAACTCTTTCCAGGGGAAAGTAG
- the ttc32 gene encoding tetratricopeptide repeat protein 32 isoform X3, with protein sequence MEDHREVLDRQTLLNEANNEFNSHHWKRAEDLYTEFIDICMASGECDRNDLAIAYNNRGQVKYFRVDFYEAVDDYSAAIKANRQFEVAYYNRGLIRYRLGFFQDAESDFKKALEINANFEDARLSLHQTILDCEEKTKRGY encoded by the exons ATGGAGGACCACAGAGAGGTGCTGGACAGACAAACTCTCCTGAATGAAGCGAATAATGAGTTTAACAGCCATCATTGGAAACGCGCAGAGGATTTGTACACAGAGTTCATCGACATCTGCATGGCGTCTGG AGAATGCGATCGTAATGACCTCGCCATAGCCTACAATAACCGCGGCCAGGTGAAGTACTTCCGGGTTGATTTTTATGAAGCCGTGGATGATTACAGCGCAGCTATTAAAGCCAACAGGCAGTTTGAAGTGGCTTACTACAACCGAGGATTAATACGGTACAGACTGG GTTTCTTTCAAGATGCCGAGAGCGATTTTAAGAAAGCATTGGAGATAAACGCCAACTTCGAAGATGCCAGACTAAGTTTGCATCAGACAATTCTCgactgtgaagaaaaaacaaagagaggCTACTGA